One Nicotiana sylvestris chromosome 12, ASM39365v2, whole genome shotgun sequence genomic window carries:
- the LOC138882633 gene encoding uncharacterized protein: MAIDMNVQELLVIGDLDLLIHQVRGEWATKNSKILPYLHHIQELRKSFIRTEFQHVPRIQNEFADALATLSSMIPHPDTNFIDPIPVKIHDQPAYCAHIEEEADGKPWFHDIKEYLMIEEYPEHANTTQKRTLHRLSNNFFHSGGIMYRRTPDLGLLRCVEAKEAPKLLDKVHARTCGPHMNGFVLSKRYSGRIFLDDYGNRLY, from the coding sequence atggccattgacatgaatgttcaggagttgctagtgatcggggatttagacttgctcatacatcaggttcgaggagagtgggcaaccaaaaactctaaaatactcccctacttgcatcacatacaggagttAAGGAAAAGTTTCATAAGGACAGAGTTCCAGCACGTCCCCAgaatccagaacgagtttgctgacgcattagctactttatcgtccatgatcccgcatccagatacaaatttcattgatcccatcccagtaaagattcatgatcagccagcttattgcgccCACATTGAGGAAGAggcggatggaaaaccatggttccatgacatcaaggagtacttgatgATAGAGGAATATCCAGAACATGCCAACACTACTCAAAAGCGCACACTTCACAGgttatccaacaacttctttcacagtggaggaatcatgtataggaggactcccgatttgggtctactaagatgtgtcgaggCTAAGGAAGCACCCAAGCTATTGGACAAAGTGCATGCaaggacctgcgggccgcacatgaacggttttgtcttatcAAAAAGATACTCGGgcaggatatttttggatgactatggaaatagactgTATTGA